In Ictidomys tridecemlineatus isolate mIctTri1 unplaced genomic scaffold, mIctTri1.hap1 Scaffold_147, whole genome shotgun sequence, a genomic segment contains:
- the Defb135 gene encoding beta-defensin 135 — MRNLLLVLVVLVLLSYVPPVRSGPNAFIRQMFSTCWRLKGNCKKKCSKDEVFHIMCDNMSLCCVSMQIRGMTASALLSYSVPIGYQYLTFKGEINITALSAPNVQPYVS, encoded by the exons ATGAGGAACCTACTTTTGGTCCTTGTGGTCCTAGTCTTGCTCTCCTATGTTCCACCAG TTAGAAGTGGGCCAAATGCTTTCATACGACAAATGTTTTCTACATGCTGGCGACTAAAAGGAAATTgcaagaaaaaatgttcaaaagatGAAGTGTTTCATATTATGTGTGACAATATGTCTTTATGCTGTGTCTCAA tgcaGATCCGGGGTATGacagcttctgccctattgtcttaCAGTGTCCCTATAGGTTATcaatacctcacctttaagggagagatcaatatCACAGCACTCAGTGCACCCAACGTGCAGCCATATGTCAGTTAG